Proteins co-encoded in one Streptococcus pyogenes genomic window:
- a CDS encoding DUF3042 family protein produces the protein MVKKYQFVKGLATGVLATAATVAGAVFAVKKTIIDPEEEKAAFIEENRKKAARRRVAR, from the coding sequence ATGGTTAAGAAATATCAATTTGTTAAAGGTCTTGCTACTGGCGTCCTAGCAACTGCTGCTACTGTTGCTGGTGCTGTCTTTGCTGTAAAAAAAACAATCATTGACCCTGAAGAAGAAAAAGCTGCTTTCATTGAAGAAAACCGCAAAAAAGCTGCGCGTCGTCGTGTAGCTCGCTAA
- a CDS encoding rhodanese-related sulfurtransferase, which translates to MSEKIRVLLYYKYVSIENAQEYAAKHLEFCKSIGLKGRILIADEGINGTVSGDYETTQKYMDWVHSDERFADLWFKIDEENQQAFRKMFVRYKKEIVHLGLEDNNFDSDINPLETTGEYLNPKQFKEALLDEDTVVLDTRNDYEYDLGHFRGAIRPDIRNFRELPQWVRDNKDKFMEKRVVVYCTGGVRCEKFSGWMVREGFKDVGQLHGGIATYGKDPEVQGELWDGAMYVFDDRISVPINHVNPTVISKDYFDGTPCERYVNCANPFCNKQIFASEENETKYVRGCSPECRAHERNRYVQENGLSRQEWAERLEAIGESLPEFVGA; encoded by the coding sequence ATGTCAGAAAAAATCAGAGTTTTACTCTATTATAAATATGTTTCAATTGAAAATGCGCAAGAGTACGCTGCGAAACATCTAGAATTTTGTAAATCTATTGGGCTTAAAGGTCGTATTTTGATTGCGGATGAGGGGATTAATGGAACTGTTTCTGGAGATTATGAAACAACTCAGAAGTATATGGATTGGGTCCACAGCGATGAGCGTTTTGCTGATCTTTGGTTCAAGATTGACGAGGAAAATCAACAAGCTTTCCGTAAAATGTTTGTTCGTTATAAGAAAGAGATCGTGCACCTTGGGTTAGAAGACAATAACTTTGATAGTGATATTAATCCTTTGGAAACAACAGGTGAGTATTTAAATCCTAAACAATTTAAAGAAGCCTTGCTTGATGAAGATACTGTTGTTTTAGATACGCGTAATGATTATGAGTATGACTTAGGTCACTTCCGTGGAGCAATTCGTCCTGATATTCGCAATTTCCGTGAGTTACCACAATGGGTACGTGACAACAAAGATAAGTTTATGGAAAAACGTGTTGTTGTGTACTGTACGGGTGGTGTTCGCTGTGAGAAATTCTCGGGTTGGATGGTTCGAGAAGGCTTTAAAGATGTTGGACAATTACACGGTGGTATTGCAACATATGGAAAAGATCCGGAAGTTCAAGGTGAACTTTGGGATGGTGCGATGTATGTTTTTGATGATCGTATCTCGGTGCCAATTAATCATGTTAATCCAACTGTCATTAGTAAAGATTATTTTGATGGAACACCTTGTGAACGTTATGTCAATTGTGCAAATCCGTTTTGTAACAAACAAATTTTTGCTTCAGAAGAAAACGAAACAAAGTATGTTCGAGGATGCTCACCTGAATGTCGTGCACATGAACGTAATCGCTATGTGCAAGAAAATGGTTTATCACGTCAAGAATGGGCAGAACGTTTAGAAGCTATTGGAGAATCCTTGCCAGAATTTGTAGGTGCCTAA
- a CDS encoding glutathione binding-like protein, producing the protein MPFIAKQTLKSQLIPQDNLLAESRFNEIMDFLTGDFPLVFRPMINPHRYTISQDNQALEKVKQASYKRMDIAMTHLDSLIGESGHVYRDQQTIADAYAYAMALWSQKTPKSYENYPHLAAFMAKMVEDSAVQQVLNAAH; encoded by the coding sequence TTGCCCTTTATAGCGAAACAAACCCTGAAATCTCAGCTCATTCCCCAAGATAATCTTTTGGCAGAAAGTCGGTTCAACGAAATCATGGACTTCTTAACAGGTGATTTTCCCCTTGTTTTTAGGCCAATGATCAACCCTCATCGCTACACTATTTCTCAAGACAATCAAGCGCTTGAAAAAGTCAAACAAGCTTCTTACAAGCGGATGGATATTGCTATGACGCATTTAGATAGTCTTATTGGGGAGAGTGGGCATGTTTATCGAGATCAACAAACCATTGCAGATGCTTATGCTTACGCCATGGCGCTATGGTCTCAAAAAACACCAAAATCTTACGAGAATTATCCGCATCTGGCAGCTTTTATGGCAAAAATGGTGGAAGATTCAGCTGTTCAACAAGTGCTTAATGCAGCTCACTAA
- the rnz gene encoding ribonuclease Z: MELQFLGTGAGQPAKQRNVSSLALKLLDEINEVWMFDCGEGTQRQILETTIKPRKIRKIFITHLHGDHIFGLPGFLSSRSFQASEEQTDLDIYGPIGIKTYVLTSLKVSGARVPYQIHFHEFDDKSLGKIMETDKFEVYAERLAHTIFCMGYRVVQKDLEGTLDAEALKAAGVPFGPLFGKIKNGQDVELEDGRLICAKDYISAPKKGKIITIIGDTRKTSASVKLAKDADVLVHESTYGKGDERIARNHGHSTNMQAAQIAHEAGAKRLLLNHVSARFLGRDCRQMEKDAATIFENVKMVQDLEEVII, from the coding sequence ATGGAATTACAATTTTTAGGAACTGGAGCTGGTCAACCAGCCAAGCAGCGCAATGTGTCAAGTCTTGCCTTGAAATTACTAGACGAAATCAATGAAGTCTGGATGTTTGATTGCGGTGAAGGAACGCAAAGACAAATTTTAGAAACGACGATTAAGCCACGAAAAATAAGAAAGATTTTCATTACTCATTTGCATGGAGACCACATTTTTGGATTACCAGGATTTTTATCAAGTCGGTCTTTTCAAGCTAGTGAAGAACAGACAGATCTTGATATTTATGGACCAATTGGCATTAAAACTTACGTGTTAACTAGTCTAAAAGTTTCTGGAGCGCGTGTACCTTATCAGATTCATTTTCATGAATTTGATGACAAATCATTAGGTAAAATAATGGAAACAGATAAGTTTGAGGTCTATGCAGAGCGTCTGGCGCATACCATTTTTTGCATGGGTTATCGAGTAGTTCAAAAAGACTTAGAAGGAACCCTAGACGCAGAAGCCTTAAAAGCAGCGGGTGTTCCTTTTGGACCACTCTTTGGCAAAATTAAAAATGGTCAAGACGTTGAGTTGGAAGACGGCCGCCTGATTTGTGCCAAAGATTATATTTCTGCCCCTAAAAAAGGCAAAATCATCACCATTATCGGCGATACGCGCAAAACGTCTGCCAGTGTTAAACTCGCTAAAGATGCAGATGTTTTGGTTCATGAATCCACCTATGGTAAGGGTGACGAGCGGATTGCGAGAAATCACGGGCATTCTACCAACATGCAGGCAGCACAAATCGCTCATGAAGCAGGCGCAAAACGCCTCTTGCTCAATCATGTATCAGCTCGCTTTTTAGGGCGTGATTGTCGCCAGATGGAAAAAGATGCCGCCACTATATTTGAAAATGTTAAAATGGTACAAGATTTAGAGGAAGTGATTATTTAA
- a CDS encoding TDT family transporter, translated as MKHLKTPPLVMSGLALGTLSFGNLLATYVSIFNYLGILAALFIYGILLVGMVRNLNDTKMQLRQPLIASVFPTFFMTGMLLSSLFLKVTGGCWLGFLTWWLFFLGNLVLIAYYQYRFVFSFSWDNVFPSWSVLFVGIAMAALTAPASRQFLLGQVIFWVCLLLTAVILPFMAKKTYGIGLGQAVMPNISTFCAPLSLLSASYLATFPRPQVGMVIFLLVSSQLLYAFVVVQLPRLLNRPFNPGFSAFTFPFVISATSLKMTLSFLGWQGLGWQVLLLGEVLLATALVTYVYGAYLRFLFQNK; from the coding sequence ATGAAACACCTTAAAACCCCACCATTGGTCATGTCAGGATTGGCATTAGGAACGTTGTCATTTGGCAATTTGTTGGCTACTTATGTTTCGATTTTTAATTATTTGGGAATTCTGGCAGCTCTTTTTATCTATGGTATCTTGCTTGTTGGCATGGTTAGGAACCTTAACGATACCAAAATGCAGTTACGACAACCTCTAATTGCCTCTGTTTTTCCAACTTTTTTTATGACAGGGATGTTGTTGTCTTCACTCTTTCTCAAAGTGACAGGAGGGTGTTGGTTAGGCTTTCTCACTTGGTGGCTATTCTTTTTGGGAAATCTTGTCCTGATTGCTTATTACCAGTATCGTTTTGTCTTTTCTTTTTCATGGGATAACGTTTTTCCTTCCTGGTCCGTGCTTTTTGTTGGAATTGCAATGGCGGCATTAACAGCACCTGCTAGTAGGCAGTTTTTATTAGGACAGGTGATTTTTTGGGTTTGTCTTCTCTTAACTGCTGTGATTTTACCTTTTATGGCCAAAAAGACTTATGGGATTGGTCTAGGTCAAGCAGTAATGCCCAATATTTCAACGTTTTGTGCCCCTCTGTCCTTACTTTCAGCGTCTTATTTAGCAACCTTTCCTAGACCACAAGTAGGAATGGTTATCTTTCTTCTCGTCAGCTCACAACTGTTATATGCTTTTGTGGTTGTACAGCTTCCTCGCTTACTCAATCGTCCCTTTAACCCAGGTTTTTCAGCTTTTACCTTTCCGTTTGTGATTAGTGCCACTTCCTTAAAAATGACCTTATCTTTTTTAGGTTGGCAAGGTTTAGGTTGGCAGGTTCTTTTGCTAGGAGAGGTATTGTTGGCGACAGCTTTAGTCACTTATGTTTATGGGGCTTACCTGAGATTTCTATTTCAAAATAAGTAA
- a CDS encoding SDR family NAD(P)-dependent oxidoreductase has translation MAQRIIVITGASGGLAQAIVKQLPKEDSLILLGRNKERLEHCYQHIDNKECLELDITNPVAIEKMVAQIYQRYGRIDVLINNAGYGAFKGFEEFSAQEIADMFQVNTLASIHFACLIGQKMAEQGQGHLINIVSMAGLIASAKSSIYSATKFALIGFSNALRLELADKGVYVTTVNPGPIATKFFDQADPSGHYLESVGKFTLQPNQVAKRLVSIIGKNKRELNLPFSLAVTHQFYTLFPKLSDYLARKVFNYK, from the coding sequence ATGGCACAAAGAATCATTGTTATCACGGGAGCTTCTGGAGGACTGGCTCAGGCAATTGTTAAGCAGTTACCCAAGGAAGACAGCTTGATTTTATTAGGACGTAACAAAGAACGCCTAGAACACTGTTATCAGCATATTGACAACAAAGAATGCCTCGAGTTGGATATTACCAATCCAGTAGCCATTGAGAAAATGGTCGCCCAGATTTACCAGCGCTATGGCCGTATTGATGTCTTGATTAATAATGCTGGCTACGGAGCTTTCAAAGGCTTTGAAGAGTTTTCTGCCCAAGAAATAGCTGATATGTTTCAGGTTAACACCCTAGCGAGCATTCACTTTGCTTGCTTGATTGGTCAGAAAATGGCAGAGCAGGGGCAAGGTCACCTTATTAATATTGTGTCCATGGCAGGCTTGATTGCGTCAGCCAAATCGAGCATTTATTCAGCCACCAAGTTTGCCCTTATCGGATTTTCCAATGCCCTTCGCTTAGAATTAGCGGATAAAGGGGTTTACGTGACCACCGTGAATCCAGGTCCCATTGCCACCAAGTTTTTTGACCAAGCTGACCCGTCTGGACATTATTTGGAAAGCGTTGGTAAATTTACTCTCCAACCAAATCAAGTGGCTAAGCGTTTGGTTTCTATTATCGGGAAAAATAAACGAGAATTGAATTTGCCCTTTAGTTTAGCGGTGACCCATCAATTTTACACCCTTTTCCCTAAATTATCTGATTATCTTGCAAGAAAGGTATTTAATTATAAATGA
- a CDS encoding DnaD domain-containing protein — MSFLEHYKSGNLVIPSALLFHYKDLFKSSDDFLVWQFFYLQNTTKRDDLAPSQIAHALGKSVADINKIISSLTNQGLLDMRTIELTGEIEIIFDASPVLAKLDQLFVSQTATEIDKQETPNHFKRLVDEFERELGRFLSPFELEDLEKTLRDDKTDPDLIREALKEAVFNGKTNWKYIQAILRNWRKEGIVNLRQVEERRRVREGEDLSQVTISEDFLSAMNLWSDS, encoded by the coding sequence ATGAGTTTTTTAGAACATTATAAGTCAGGTAATTTGGTTATCCCAAGTGCCTTGCTTTTTCATTACAAAGATCTTTTTAAGAGCTCAGATGATTTTTTGGTCTGGCAGTTTTTCTATCTTCAAAATACGACAAAGCGAGACGACTTAGCACCCAGTCAAATTGCTCATGCGCTTGGAAAATCAGTTGCTGATATTAATAAAATCATTTCATCTTTGACTAATCAAGGGCTTTTAGATATGCGGACAATTGAACTTACTGGAGAAATTGAAATTATTTTTGATGCGAGTCCTGTGTTAGCCAAGTTAGATCAATTGTTTGTCAGTCAAACGGCAACTGAAATTGACAAACAAGAAACACCAAATCATTTCAAACGATTAGTTGATGAATTTGAACGTGAACTAGGACGATTCTTGAGTCCTTTTGAGTTAGAAGATCTTGAAAAAACGCTTCGTGATGATAAAACAGATCCTGATTTGATACGAGAAGCTTTAAAAGAAGCTGTCTTCAACGGCAAAACAAATTGGAAATATATCCAGGCTATCTTACGTAATTGGCGAAAAGAAGGTATTGTTAATCTTCGACAAGTAGAAGAACGTAGACGTGTTAGAGAAGGCGAAGATCTTTCTCAAGTGACGATATCAGAGGATTTTCTATCTGCGATGAATTTATGGAGTGATTCATGA
- the hflX gene encoding GTPase HflX has protein sequence MIETKRQQERVILLGVELQTTEHFDMSMTELANLAKTAGVKVMASFSQKRERYDSKTFIGSGKLDEIKAIVEADEIDAVIVNNRLTARQNANLEAVLEVKVIDRMQLILDIFAMRARSHEGKLQVHLAQLKYMLPRLVGQGIMLSRQAGGIGSRGPGESQLELNRRSIRHQIADIERQLTQVEKNRQTIRDRRVGSDTFKIGLIGYTNAGKSTIMNLLTDDSHYEANELFATLDATTKQLYLENQFQATLTDTVGFIQDLPTELVAAFKSTLEESKYVDLLLHVIDASDPNHSEQEKVVLNLLKELDMLNIPRLAIYNKVDIAEQFTATAFPNIRISARSKDSKILLRRLIIDQIRDQFVPFRIKVHQDKAYKLYDLNRVALLDHYTFDQEIEDISGYISPKQQWRLDDFYE, from the coding sequence ATGATTGAGACAAAGCGTCAGCAAGAAAGAGTGATTCTTTTAGGAGTTGAGCTTCAGACAACAGAACATTTTGACATGTCCATGACAGAATTAGCTAATCTTGCCAAAACAGCTGGTGTCAAAGTTATGGCAAGTTTCAGCCAAAAACGAGAACGTTACGACAGCAAAACCTTTATCGGCTCAGGGAAACTGGATGAGATTAAGGCGATTGTGGAAGCTGATGAGATTGATGCAGTTATTGTGAACAATCGGTTGACTGCTAGGCAAAATGCTAATCTAGAAGCTGTTTTAGAGGTAAAAGTCATTGACCGTATGCAGTTAATCTTAGATATTTTTGCCATGCGTGCCAGAAGCCATGAGGGCAAATTACAAGTACACCTTGCCCAATTGAAATATATGTTACCTCGTTTGGTTGGACAGGGCATCATGTTAAGTCGTCAAGCAGGTGGTATTGGGAGCCGTGGACCAGGTGAAAGCCAACTAGAGTTAAATCGCCGTTCGATTCGTCATCAGATTGCTGATATTGAACGCCAATTAACTCAGGTAGAGAAAAATCGTCAAACAATTAGAGATCGTCGTGTGGGTTCAGATACCTTTAAAATTGGCTTGATTGGCTACACCAATGCTGGCAAGTCAACCATTATGAACTTGTTGACAGATGACAGCCACTATGAAGCCAATGAATTATTTGCTACCTTAGATGCAACTACAAAGCAACTCTATTTAGAAAATCAATTTCAAGCAACCTTAACAGACACCGTAGGCTTTATTCAAGACTTGCCAACGGAATTAGTGGCTGCTTTTAAATCAACCCTAGAAGAAAGCAAATATGTGGATTTGCTGTTACATGTGATTGATGCGAGTGATCCCAATCATAGTGAGCAAGAAAAAGTGGTTTTAAACCTTCTAAAAGAGCTAGACATGCTTAATATTCCGCGTTTAGCTATTTATAACAAGGTGGATATAGCAGAACAATTCACAGCTACTGCTTTTCCAAATATCAGGATTTCAGCCCGTTCAAAGGATAGCAAAATTCTCTTGAGACGTTTAATCATTGACCAAATTCGAGACCAGTTTGTTCCTTTTAGAATCAAAGTGCATCAAGACAAGGCGTACAAGCTATATGATTTGAATCGAGTTGCTCTTTTAGACCACTACACGTTTGACCAAGAAATAGAGGATATTTCGGGCTACATTTCCCCAAAACAGCAATGGAGACTTGACGATTTTTATGAATAA
- the miaA gene encoding tRNA (adenosine(37)-N6)-dimethylallyltransferase MiaA, producing MTKIKIVVIVGPTAVGKTALGISLAKAFNGEIISGDSQQVYRQLDIGTAKATQEEQEAAVHHLIDIREVTESYSAYDFVQDAQKSISDIVSRGKLPIIVGGTGLYLQSLLEGYHLGGQVDQEAVKAYRNELEQLDDHDLYERLQVNNITIEQVNRRRAIRALELAQFADELENAETAYEPLIIGLNDDRQVIYDRINQRVNRMIENGLLEEAKWLYEHYPTVQASRGIGYKELFPYFVGEMTLAEASDQLKQNTRRFAKRQLTWFRNRMAVSFTAITAPDYPQVVHDRVRDFLGQKEKS from the coding sequence ATGACAAAAATAAAAATAGTTGTGATTGTTGGTCCGACAGCGGTTGGAAAAACAGCACTTGGGATTAGTTTAGCCAAGGCTTTTAATGGAGAAATTATTTCAGGAGATAGCCAGCAAGTTTATCGACAGTTGGATATTGGAACAGCCAAGGCCACTCAAGAAGAGCAAGAAGCAGCGGTTCATCACTTAATTGATATTCGTGAGGTGACGGAGTCTTATTCGGCCTACGATTTTGTTCAAGATGCTCAAAAATCTATTTCAGATATTGTTAGTCGTGGGAAATTACCAATTATTGTAGGTGGAACTGGTCTTTACTTACAAAGTTTACTCGAAGGTTATCATCTAGGAGGTCAAGTTGATCAAGAGGCGGTAAAAGCCTATCGGAATGAGTTGGAGCAATTGGACGATCACGACTTGTATGAACGCTTGCAAGTCAATAACATTACCATTGAGCAGGTGAATCGCAGACGGGCGATCCGAGCCCTTGAATTGGCTCAGTTTGCTGATGAATTAGAGAATGCCGAGACGGCTTATGAGCCGCTTATTATCGGCTTGAATGATGACCGCCAAGTCATCTATGACCGTATCAATCAGCGCGTGAATCGTATGATTGAAAACGGCTTATTGGAAGAAGCAAAATGGTTATATGAGCATTACCCGACTGTTCAGGCTAGTCGTGGCATAGGTTATAAGGAATTATTCCCCTATTTTGTAGGTGAAATGACTTTGGCAGAAGCTAGTGATCAATTAAAACAAAACACGAGACGTTTTGCCAAGCGACAGCTAACTTGGTTCCGCAATCGAATGGCTGTTAGCTTCACTGCCATAACGGCTCCTGATTACCCACAGGTAGTACATGATAGGGTCAGGGATTTTCTTGGTCAGAAAGAGAAGTCATGA
- a CDS encoding adenine phosphoribosyltransferase — protein sequence MDLTNYIASIKDYPKAGITFRDISPLMADGKAYSYAIREIAQYACDKDIDMVVGPEARGFIIGCPVAVELGIGFAPVRKPGKLPRDVVSADYEKEYGLDTLTMHADAIKPGQRVLIVDDLLATGGTVKATIEMIEKLGGIVAGCAFLIELEGLNGRHAIRNYDYKVLMQFPG from the coding sequence ATGGATTTAACAAATTACATTGCATCGATCAAAGATTACCCTAAAGCTGGTATTACGTTTCGAGATATCTCACCTTTAATGGCTGACGGTAAAGCATATAGCTATGCTATTCGTGAAATAGCACAGTACGCTTGTGATAAAGATATTGATATGGTTGTTGGACCTGAAGCGCGTGGTTTTATCATTGGTTGTCCTGTTGCAGTTGAGTTAGGAATTGGTTTTGCTCCCGTTCGTAAACCAGGAAAACTGCCAAGAGATGTTGTCTCTGCCGATTACGAAAAAGAATATGGTCTTGATACTTTAACTATGCATGCAGATGCTATTAAGCCTGGACAACGTGTTTTGATTGTCGATGATTTACTAGCGACTGGCGGTACAGTAAAAGCAACTATTGAAATGATTGAAAAACTTGGTGGTATTGTAGCTGGTTGTGCCTTCCTTATTGAATTAGAAGGTTTAAATGGACGCCATGCTATTAGGAACTATGACTATAAAGTCTTAATGCAGTTTCCTGGGTAA
- the recJ gene encoding single-stranded-DNA-specific exonuclease RecJ, whose amino-acid sequence MIKSKYSWKIKDKKPDDGFFKLAKTKGLTQTAAQLIYDRGIRTEEALDEFLTADLSQLHDPYLLHDMAKAVPRIRQAIEEGERILIYGDYDADGMTSASIVKETLDMMGAEPLVYLPNRFTDGYGPNQSVYKYFIEQEAVSLIITVDNGVAGHEAIRYAQEQEVDVIVTDHHSLPEELPEAFAIIHPEHPDADYPFKHLAGCGVAFKLATALLESLPTDCLDLVAIGTIADMVSLTGENRVLVKNGLAMLKHTERVGLQELMSLSPIDLEHFNEDAIGFQIAPQLNALGRLDDPNPAIELLTGFDDQEAQAIALMIKKKNEERKALVQDIFDQAMAMVDPQKPVQVLAQAGWHPGVLGIVAGRIMETIGQTVVVLTIDNGFAKGSARSLEAINIFEALNGKRELFTAFGGHAGAAGMTLPVDNLEALSDFLCQFVIERGLDQTAKNTLTIDERLSLDDLSLDILKSLDKLAPYGMDHQKPVFYVKDIRVSQARTIGQDQSHLKFKVSQGKASFDVLAFGQGSQLQEFRQATGLELAVTLSVNHWNGNTSLQFMLVDARVDGVQLLDLRTKTAKVPEGIPTIEEDPNARVILINDIPEDFKTWRNQFVHKDFDAIYFKNQMKHPYYLTGFGSREQFAKLYKTIYQFPEFDLRHKLTELSHYLNIEKLLLIKLIQIFEELSFVTIDDGLMTVNPQAQKREISESHIYQDLKELVKFQEIMALASPKEMYDYLVKSNDQ is encoded by the coding sequence ATGATTAAATCCAAATATAGCTGGAAAATAAAAGACAAGAAGCCAGATGATGGCTTCTTTAAGCTAGCAAAGACAAAAGGTCTAACCCAGACCGCCGCTCAGTTGATTTATGATCGAGGGATAAGGACTGAAGAAGCCTTAGATGAGTTTTTAACAGCGGACTTGTCTCAACTGCATGATCCTTACTTGCTACATGACATGGCAAAAGCTGTGCCAAGAATTCGTCAAGCTATTGAAGAGGGCGAACGAATTCTCATTTACGGCGACTATGATGCTGATGGCATGACGTCGGCTTCTATTGTCAAAGAAACCCTAGACATGATGGGAGCAGAGCCTTTGGTTTATCTTCCCAACCGCTTTACAGATGGCTATGGCCCCAACCAGAGCGTCTATAAATATTTTATTGAGCAGGAAGCTGTGTCCCTAATTATCACGGTTGATAATGGCGTGGCCGGACATGAAGCGATTAGATATGCTCAAGAACAGGAAGTTGATGTTATTGTAACTGACCATCATAGCCTGCCTGAAGAATTGCCAGAAGCCTTTGCCATCATTCATCCTGAGCATCCTGATGCTGATTATCCCTTTAAACACTTAGCTGGCTGTGGCGTTGCCTTTAAATTGGCAACAGCTTTGCTAGAAAGTTTACCAACAGACTGTCTAGACTTGGTAGCTATTGGAACCATTGCCGATATGGTAAGCTTGACAGGTGAAAACCGTGTTTTAGTCAAAAATGGTCTGGCCATGCTCAAACACACCGAAAGAGTGGGCTTGCAGGAGTTGATGTCCTTGTCTCCTATTGATTTGGAACATTTTAATGAAGACGCCATTGGCTTTCAGATTGCTCCGCAATTAAATGCTTTAGGGCGCTTAGATGACCCTAATCCAGCCATTGAGCTACTGACGGGCTTTGATGACCAAGAAGCTCAAGCGATTGCCTTGATGATTAAGAAAAAAAATGAAGAGCGTAAGGCCTTAGTCCAAGACATTTTTGATCAAGCGATGGCTATGGTTGATCCTCAAAAACCTGTTCAAGTCTTGGCACAAGCTGGCTGGCATCCTGGTGTTCTTGGGATTGTCGCTGGTCGTATCATGGAAACTATTGGACAAACGGTCGTCGTTTTGACCATTGATAATGGCTTTGCAAAAGGCTCGGCCAGAAGTTTAGAAGCTATTAATATTTTTGAAGCCTTAAATGGCAAGCGTGAGTTATTTACAGCCTTTGGGGGACATGCTGGTGCAGCAGGAATGACCCTGCCCGTTGACAACTTGGAAGCTCTTTCAGACTTTCTTTGTCAGTTTGTGATAGAACGTGGCTTAGATCAGACTGCCAAAAATACGTTAACTATTGATGAAAGACTGTCTTTGGACGACCTTAGCCTTGATATTTTAAAGAGTTTAGATAAATTAGCCCCTTATGGGATGGATCATCAAAAGCCGGTCTTTTATGTCAAGGACATAAGGGTTAGTCAAGCGCGTACCATAGGGCAAGACCAGAGCCATCTTAAATTTAAAGTCAGTCAGGGCAAAGCTTCCTTTGACGTACTGGCTTTTGGTCAAGGAAGTCAACTGCAAGAGTTCCGACAAGCTACTGGTTTAGAATTAGCAGTTACCTTATCTGTCAACCATTGGAATGGGAACACGAGTCTCCAATTCATGTTAGTAGATGCTCGTGTTGACGGAGTGCAACTTCTTGACTTAAGGACAAAAACAGCCAAAGTTCCTGAAGGTATTCCGACTATTGAAGAAGACCCAAATGCCAGAGTCATTCTGATTAATGACATCCCTGAAGATTTCAAAACCTGGCGCAACCAGTTTGTTCACAAGGATTTTGACGCCATCTATTTTAAAAATCAGATGAAACATCCTTATTATTTAACAGGATTTGGCAGCAGAGAGCAGTTTGCCAAGCTCTACAAAACCATCTATCAGTTTCCTGAATTTGATTTACGACATAAATTGACAGAGTTGAGTCACTATTTAAACATAGAAAAACTTTTACTGATTAAGTTGATTCAAATTTTTGAAGAGTTGTCTTTTGTGACGATTGACGATGGGCTGATGACGGTTAACCCCCAAGCGCAAAAACGAGAGATTTCAGAGAGCCACATTTACCAAGACTTAAAAGAATTGGTGAAATTTCAAGAAATCATGGCTTTGGCTAGCCCGAAAGAGATGTATGATTATTTGGTGAAATCAAACGATCAATAA
- a CDS encoding cystathionine beta-lyase: MNNYIDLAKTYGGFTSLDTNYLNHLLASLTDQQKLAFITPPPSVINAYFAEIYQKQSPQAATDYYFNLSKALGLFTDQPSFEEEKPFVRLNLSGKAYGFAYQNDQEVALVFSEKAEPKKPELFFELTQIFPQYMVYEDKGQLKMQAKQFEQGECEDITPDDTLLSKIYRLANGITMLKGFNVEELWALSQTFSGQKYYDFAQREFMIYITQ, encoded by the coding sequence ATGAATAATTATATTGATTTAGCAAAAACCTATGGTGGATTTACTAGTCTGGATACCAACTACCTAAACCATCTGTTAGCCAGTTTGACAGACCAGCAAAAACTAGCTTTTATCACACCACCACCAAGTGTTATTAATGCCTACTTTGCTGAAATCTACCAGAAACAGTCACCGCAAGCTGCAACTGATTATTATTTTAATCTTTCTAAGGCTTTGGGGCTTTTTACTGACCAACCATCTTTTGAGGAAGAAAAGCCCTTTGTACGCCTCAATTTGTCTGGAAAAGCTTATGGTTTTGCTTACCAAAATGACCAAGAAGTTGCATTGGTATTTTCTGAAAAAGCAGAGCCTAAGAAACCCGAACTCTTCTTTGAATTAACACAAATTTTCCCACAATATATGGTTTATGAGGACAAAGGCCAGCTTAAAATGCAGGCTAAGCAGTTTGAGCAAGGAGAATGTGAAGACATTACACCTGATGACACACTCTTGTCGAAGATTTACCGTCTGGCAAACGGTATCACCATGCTTAAGGGGTTTAATGTAGAGGAGTTATGGGCTCTTAGCCAAACATTTTCTGGTCAAAAGTATTATGATTTTGCCCAACGAGAATTTATGATTTACATCACCCAATAG